The following proteins are co-located in the Marinomonas profundi genome:
- a CDS encoding TrkH family potassium uptake protein — MHFSVILRVIGLLVMVFSVTLIPPIIVSLIYSDGTVQAFLYAFAINLVCGFLLWFPVRNERGELKIRDGFLVTVLFWSVLGLFGSVPFFLAETPNLSFTDALFESISGLTTTGATILTGIDDLPKSILFYRQLLTWLGGMGIIVLAVAIMPMLGIGGMQLYRAETPGPVKDTKLTPRIAETAKALWYIYATLTSVCALGYWIAGMSLFDAICHSFSTVAIGGFSTHDASIGYFDSVAIEMICTFFMIVSACNFALHFYAWRHKSVWHYFKDPEARFFLFILLSTCALSTLVLAMTATYDWSSSLRYAVFESVSIATTSGFGTTDFSSWPHFLPFLLIVTSFVGGCASSTGGGMKVIRILLILKQGMREIKRLIHPNAVIPVKVGGKAVNERVVSAVWGFFSAYLLVYVVLMIGLMATGLDQVTAWSAVAATLNNLGPGLGEVASSFTNVSDPAKWMLCFSMLLGRLEVFTLLVLFTPMFWQK, encoded by the coding sequence ATGCATTTTAGCGTCATTTTACGCGTGATTGGCTTATTGGTGATGGTGTTCAGTGTGACACTGATTCCACCGATTATCGTCTCTCTTATTTATTCCGACGGCACAGTTCAAGCGTTTTTATACGCCTTCGCCATCAATTTAGTCTGTGGATTTTTGCTTTGGTTTCCCGTTCGTAATGAACGTGGCGAGTTGAAAATTCGCGATGGCTTTTTAGTCACTGTGCTGTTCTGGTCCGTGTTGGGTTTGTTCGGTTCGGTGCCGTTTTTCTTGGCGGAAACCCCCAACCTCAGTTTCACTGATGCTTTGTTTGAATCCATATCCGGGCTGACGACCACAGGGGCCACCATACTCACGGGTATCGATGATTTACCTAAATCGATTTTGTTTTATCGCCAGTTGCTCACCTGGCTTGGCGGTATGGGTATCATTGTACTGGCGGTCGCCATCATGCCGATGTTGGGCATTGGTGGGATGCAGCTGTATCGGGCGGAAACCCCAGGACCGGTAAAAGACACCAAGTTAACCCCTCGTATTGCCGAAACCGCCAAAGCACTTTGGTACATCTACGCAACACTCACCAGTGTCTGTGCCTTAGGTTATTGGATCGCGGGGATGAGCTTGTTTGATGCCATTTGCCATAGCTTTTCAACCGTGGCGATTGGGGGCTTCTCGACTCATGACGCCAGCATTGGTTACTTTGACAGTGTGGCGATAGAGATGATTTGTACCTTCTTTATGATTGTCTCTGCTTGCAACTTTGCTTTGCATTTTTACGCTTGGCGTCACAAAAGTGTCTGGCATTATTTTAAAGACCCAGAAGCCCGTTTCTTCTTATTTATATTATTAAGTACTTGTGCGCTTTCGACCTTAGTGCTGGCAATGACTGCGACTTATGACTGGAGTTCGTCTTTACGTTATGCGGTGTTTGAAAGTGTCTCGATTGCCACGACATCAGGCTTTGGCACGACAGACTTTTCAAGCTGGCCACACTTTTTGCCCTTCTTACTCATAGTGACCTCCTTCGTGGGTGGCTGTGCCAGTTCAACAGGTGGCGGTATGAAGGTCATTCGTATTTTATTAATCCTCAAGCAAGGCATGCGAGAAATTAAACGCTTGATTCACCCCAATGCGGTTATTCCCGTTAAGGTGGGCGGCAAAGCGGTCAATGAAAGAGTCGTGTCCGCGGTTTGGGGGTTTTTCTCAGCCTATCTGTTGGTCTACGTGGTGCTGATGATTGGCCTGATGGCGACGGGTTTGGATCAAGTCACCGCATGGTCGGCTGTTGCCGCCACGCTCAATAACCTTGGCCCAGGCTTAGGTGAAGTCGCATCGAGTTTCACCAACGTCAGTGATCCGGCCAAATGGATGCTGTGTTTTTCTATGTTGTTAGGGCGTTTGGAAGTCTTTACCTTGTTGGTATTGTTCACGCCTATGTTCTGGCAAAAATAG